In the Chromobacterium sp. ATCC 53434 genome, CGGCATCGGTGTCGACCAGATCCGGCTGTTCGCCCTGCAGGCCCAGCAGCACCGCCACATCGGTGCCGTGGCCTTTGCCGGTGGCGCCGAGCGAGCCGAACATCTCGGCGTGGACGCGGACGGCGGCGTCCAGCAGGCCGTCCTTCTCCAGGCGGGCGATGAATTGGCGGGCGGCGCGCATCGGACCCACGGTATGGGAGCTGGACGGGCCTATGCCGATCTTGAACAGGTCGAAAACACTGATTGCCATGGTAATGCTTCTCGTAAGGGAAAGTCCCGGCTTGAGCCGGGTTGTTGTCGGGCACCGCAACGCTGCGGTGTCGCTATCTCTTTTTAGATTGTATCGGCTGCCGGGCGAGGCCGCGCGGAAACGGTTCCGGGGCCGGGCGGGCGTCGTGGCGGACACACAGCCGGAAGGTAGGTTAACCCAGCGCGAAAGCCCGTGCCACCCTGTCAGGAAAGGGGTTTTGGATGGCATATGCCAGGCGGGCGGCGCGTTTCCGGCTTGACGGCGGCGGCCGCGCCGGAAGCCTTGCCGCAGGTGGCCGGCCGTGGTGTTGCGAGCGCCTTGGGGTTGTTTGTTAATAAATTGTAAATATCGAAATTAAATATCAGTTGGTGGTGGGGAATTTGGTTTTTACTGCCAATTCAGTTGGATAGGTATTTTTACTTAGAATGATTGAGCGTTGTAATTTGTTAAAATTCAGCGGTTTTTTGTTAACTTTATTTAACTATTAATCCGGCAGTCAAATACCGTACAGAAAGCTCATGCCGCGTAGCGGATTTTTTCATGCCGGAAGTACGACCGGATTCTGGCCGGCTGCTTCTGCAATGAGCGTAAATGGGACAGCACTTTCCCTTGAAGTTGACCGTCTGATCGAACCGGCTCACCTGCGCTCATTCTGGCCTTCAGGTCGCCGTTCAAGTATTCATCCGGGTTCAGTTCCGGTGAGTAGCTGGGCAGGAAGAACAACTCAATCGCCTTCTTGTTCTCTTCCTCCTCCAACCATGCTTGCACCAGCTTGCTGTGATGCACGCGCAAGTTGTCGAGGATCAAGAACACCTTCTTGCCGCCAGCATCACGGATCAGCCGCATCAGAAACTTGATCAGCACCCGGGCCGTCAAGGTCTCCCGGTACAGCATGAAGCGCATCTTGCCTTGGTTGGTAATGGCCGAAATCAAGTTGATGCGCGCTCTTTTCGATTGGGATAACACCAGAACTGGGGTTTGGCCTTTTGGGGCGTAGCCACGCGGAAAGTGCTCAACACTCGACACCGCCGATTCGTCGCCCCAGCTGATTTCAGCCATTTCCGCTTTGGCACGCGCGACGATAGCCGGGTATTCCTCCTTGAGCCATTTCTCGACTGCTGCCGGTCGCTGCTCATAAGCGCGTTTGAGCGGGCGCTGCGGCGTAAAGCCCCAGCGGGCCAAGTACAGACGGACAGTACGGATCGGCAGATCGATCAGAAACATCTGCTTGATTACAGCCTTGACCGCCTGAGCACTCCACAGGGCAAACCTCAGCTTCATCTGGTCTGGCGTGCGATCCACGATGTCCTGCTTGATCCGGGCTTCCTGCGCCTCGGTCAGCCGACGGCCGGTGCCTTCGGCGCGACCGCGCTTCTGTTCTTTGAATCCCTGCGCACCTAGTGCTGCCTCACGCACCACCCAGGCGGAAATGGTGGGGCGGCGCAGCCCGAGTTCTTCGGCAATACTGGCTTGAGACCGGCCTCGCTTGTACATCCGGATAGCGGTACGCCTCAGCTGCTCACGGGCGGCCAGTTCAAGCTTGCGCACATCGATTTTTTCCATGCCGGAAGTATACAATCTGTACGGATTATTACTGCCGGATTAATAATAGCCAAGTGATTGGTTCGCTCGACGCCACCGTCGCCACTAATCAGCATTTGAGTCTGCAGGCGCCAACCATTGTCAATGGCAAAGCTGCGAAGCAGTTGGACATGGGGCCGGTAGCGAATGCCGTATCGCAAGTCTCGGTGATGTTCGACCAGGCGATGGGGCAGGCGGTCACCACTGCCGGCCAGTCGGCAGCGAGCGTCACTGGTCAGGCGTTGGGCGGCAAGACCGTTGACAGTGCGAGTGGCCAGACCTTGCAAGGCCATATTGGCCGCAATGCCGAGGCGGAGCTGGCTAATCGCGTGCCGCTCTTTATCCCGGGGCAGGGGGGGCTCGGCAGCGTCTACCGGCCGGCGCCGGCCAATCAGCAGCTGACGCTGGCGGCCGGCGGCGCCAAGGCCGGCAATCCGGTGGCCGGCGGCTACGCCGTGCCGGACAACGGCATGTTCCACGCCAAGCCTGCGCCGCAGCAGCCGTATCTGGTGGAGACCAATCCGCAGTTCACCCAGTACAGCAATTTCGTTTCGTCCGATTACCTGCTGAAGCAGCTGAACTACGACCCGAGCAAGGTGGAGAAGCGGCTGGGCGACGGCTTCTACGAGCAGCAGCTGGTCAGCCGCGCCGTCACCGACATGACCGGCAAGCGCTTCCTGTCCGGCTACGGCGACGCGATGCAGCAGTACCAGCAGCTGATGAGCAACGGCGCGCAGTACGCCAAGCAATTCCAGCTGACGCCGGGCATGGCGCTGTCGGCCGAGCAGATGGCCAAGCTGACGTCCGACATGGTGTGGCTGGTGAAGCAGAACGTCGGCGGCCAGGATGTGCTGGTGCCCATGGTCTATCTGGCCAATGCCGATCAGAAGTCCCTGCGCGGCCAGGGCGCGGTGTTGGCCGGCAACAGCATGAGCCTGCTGGCCAGCGGCGACTTAATCAACAGCGGCACGCTGAAGTCGGACACCGCCTTGCTGGCGCAGGCCAACAACATCCGCATCGAGGGCGGCAAGGTGCAGGCCGGCGGCGATCTGGGCCTGTCCGCTAGGCAGGATCTGACCATCACCGACGACGCGCAGCACAGCCAGTCCGGCAGCAGCGTCAAGGCTGGCGGCGACATGCAACTGCAGGCCGGCAACGACCTGAAGCTGCAGGCGGTGGCCCTGGATGCGGGCGGCAGCGCCAGCCTGCAGGCCGGCCGCGATCTGGACATCGTCAGCCGCGAAACCCGTTATGCGCTGGGCGGCGACAATCGCTACGGCAGCTTCCAGTACCAGCAGGCGGACCATGTCGGCAGCCAGCTGAATATCGGCGGCAGCCTGACGCTGAGCGCCGGCAACGACCTGACCCTGTCCGGCAGCGGTGCCAAGGCCGGCGGCAGCGTGCTGGCCCTGGCCGGCAACAACCTGACGCTGGAATCGACGCTGGACAGCAGGCACGGCGCCGGCAACTGGTGGGGCGGCGGTTACGACACACTGAGCCAGAACCACAACGCCTCGCTGCTGCAGGGCGGCGGCGACGTGCTGTTGAAATCCGGCGGCGATCTGAGCCTGACTGGCTCGTCGGCGCAATCGACAGGCGGCAGTCTGGCCGCGCTGGCCGGCAAGCAGCTGACGGTGCAGAGCCAGGTCGATACCAAGCATGACAGCGGCTATGGCTGGAGCAACAGCTACAACTGGCAGACCGATGGCCTGACCATGGCCGGCTTGTCCGGCAAGGACGGCCTGCAGCTGAGTGCCGGCGGCGACGCCTTGCTGAACGGTGCCGGTCTGGCCAGCGGCGGCAAGCTGGCCCTGTCCGCAGGCAACGACATCAAGCTGGGCGCGGTGGCGACGGAAAGCCGCAACGACAATACCTGGGGCGAGCGCGTCCGCAACAACTACGACCTGACGCAGCACGGCACCTCGGTGCAGGGCGAGGGCGGGCTGATCCTGCAGGCGGGGCGCGACATCGAAACCCACGCCGCCGGCCTGCGCAGCGACGGCGAGGCCATGCTGGCCGCCGGCCGCGACATCAATCTGGGCACCGCGGCCAACCAGCACAGCGACTACAGCAAGACGGTGACCTCGTCCGGCGGCTTCCTGAAGCACAAGACCACGGTGGACATCAGCGCCCACCAGAGCGTGACCCAGGTGGGCACCAGTCTGTCGGCGGACAAGCTGACCGTCAGCGCCGGCCACGATCTCGGCATCGTGGGCAGCCAGGTGGCGGGCAGCGACGCGGTGCGTCTCGCGGCCGGCAACAACATCAACATCCTGGCGGGCACCAATACCAGCCAGAGCTTCCAGTACCACCACGAAAAAACCTCCGGCGTCTTCGGCACCGGCTGGGGCGGCTTCATGGTGGGCAGCAAGGAGCTGACCGACGCGCTGAACACCCAGGGCGCCATCCAGAGCCAGAGCAAGAGCCTGGTGGGCAGCCTGAACGGCGATCTGTCGGCGCAGGCCGGCGGCAATGTGTTGCTGCAGGGCAGCGGCTTGAGCGCCTTGACCGGCAATGTCGACATCGGCGCGAAGTCGGTGATGGTGCAGGACGGGCGCGACCTGACGGTGGTGGACCACAGCCATGTGGAAAAGCAGAGCGGCTTCTCCGTCAACGCGGTCAATACGTTGAAGGACACCTTCGACAACTTGAAGGACATCGCCAACACCCAACACGGTTTCGGCCTGCTGAAGGGCATAGGCACCGAACTGGCCGCCACTTCGATGTCCGGTAGCACGGTCGATATTTCCTACACCAAATCGGAGCAGGGCTATCAGCAACACACCCGCACCGTCAACAGCGTGGGCAGCGCCATCCTCGCCGGCGGCGACATCTCGCTGCAGGCCAGCGGCAAGCCGGTCGAGCAGGCCGGCGACATCACCGTGGTCGGCTCCCAGCTGAAGGCCGGCAGCAAGGTGGACCTGTTCGCCAATGGCAAGGTCGACATCCTGGCCGGCGTCAACGAACAGCAGAGCGACAGTAGCAGCTACAGCCATACCACGCGTCTGTCGTTGTACACGCCGCAAATCGGCGACGGGATCCGGGCGATGGAAGGCGGACCCAACCACAGCGGCACCTCGCTGACGCCTTACAACCAGTCGCGCCAGGACAGCCAGTCCGCCCAGAACGGCCAGCAGTTGAACGGCAGCCAGATTCAGGGCGACCAGATCCGCGTGGTGAGCCTGGGCGGGGACGTCAACGTTTCCGGCTCCGCGCTGCAGGCGGTGCACGACGTCGCCGTGGCCGCCAGCCAGGGCAGCGTCAACATCGGCGCGGCCACCGCCAACTACCAGTTCAACCAGGACAGCAAAGGCTTCACGCTGGGCAATGTCGGCGGCGGCAATCACAGCGCCACCATAGGCGTGCAGCATACCGAAGACACGGCCGCCGGCCATGGCAGCACGCAAAGCAGCGCGCTCAGCCAGATTGCCAGCCAACAGGGCAATGTCACGCTGAGCGCCGCCGACGCGATCAATGTCGCCGGCGCCCAGTTGCAGGCCGGGCAGGACCTGGCGCTGAGCGGCAAGGCGGTGCATATTCTGCCGGGCGTCGACCAAGACAGCCGCGTCGAAACCCATCACATGGATCAATGGGGCATTACCGCCACGGTCAGCAGCCCCATCCTGACGGCGGTGGACGCGGTGAGCAATATGGGCCAGGTCGCCGCCGGCGGCCAAAACGCCGACTCCCGCACCCGCGCGCTGGCGGCCGGCACCGCAGCGCTGGCGGCCTACAACGGCTACAAGGCGGTGCAGTCGGCGGCCAACGGCCAGCTGGTGTCCGGCAGCGTCACCATAGGCGCCAGCCATAGCGACAGCAAGCAGGAAACCCAGTCGCAGACGCATGCCGGCACCAGCCTGAGCGCCGGCCGCGATCTGGCGGTGCAGGCCAGCGGCGGCGGCAAGGATTCCAATATCGATGTGCTGGGCAGCCAGCTGCAAGCAGGCCGCAACGTCACGCTGCAGGCCGACAACCAAGTCAATCTGCTGTCTGCGCAGGACAGCAGCAGCCTGCATGGCGAAAGCAGCGGCAGCAGCTGGGGCGTCGGCATCGGCGGCTCCTTCGGGCAAAACGGCTTCAGCTTCGGCATCACCGCCAACGCCAGCCGCAACGCTGGCCATGAGGACGGCAATACGGTGGATCAGCGCGACACCACCGTCAACGCCGGCCAGACGCTGAGCCTGAAGTCCGGCGGCGACACCACGCTGAAGGGCGCAGAAGCGCGCGGCCAGGCCATCGTCGCGGACATCGGCGGCAAGCTGGATATCGAAAGCCTGCAAGACCAGCACCAGTACCACAGCCGCAATCAGAGCATGGGCGGCAGCGTCACCGTCGGCTATGGCTTCAGCGCCAGCGCCAACTACAGCCAGCAGAAGATGGACAACGACTATGCCAGCGTGCAGCGCCAGTCCGGCCTGAAAGCCGGCGACGGCGGCTACCAGGTGACGGTCAAGGGCAACACCAATCTGGCAGGTGGCGTCATCGCCAGCAGCGACAAGGCGGTGGCGGACGACAAGAACAGCTTGGGCACCGGCACGCTCACCGTCAGCGATGTGCGGAACCACGCCAATTCCTCAGGCAGCAGCATAGGCCTGGGCGTCAGCGGCAGCTGGGGCAGCGGTTCCGGCGACAAGTCCGGTGACAAGTCCGCCGCGAAAGAGCAGAACGCCGCCCCGACCGGTCCCGGCAGCGTGCAGATGCAGAAGTACGATAATGGCGGCAGCGTCATGCCGGCCGGCGTGATGGCCGCGCACGAAAGCGCGGACAGCACCACCGGCGCCGGCATCAGCGGCGGCAAGCTGACCATCGCCGACGGCGCGGCCCAGCAAGCGCTGACCGGCCAGAACGCGGAACAGGCCGCGGCGGCGGTCAACCGCAACGTCAGCAGCGACAAGGACGGCGCCAATGCGCTGAAGGACAAGTTCGACAAGCAGCAACTGCAAACCGCCTTCGCCGTGGTGCAGACACTGACGGACCAGGTGGGCACCTTCACCGCCAACAAGGCGGCGGAAGCCAAGGCGGCGAAAGACCTGGCGGACAAGGCCAATGCCGATCCCTCGTTGACGCAGGCGCAGAAGGACCAATTGCAGGTGCAGGCCACGGAGGCCGCCAAATGGGCGCCGGGCGGCGAATACAGCCAGATCCTCACCGCGGCCACCGCCGGCATAGGCGGCAATGTGGCCAACGGCCTGTCCGGCATGGCGCAGAACGCGGGCATCGCCTATCTGCAAGGGCTGGGGGCGCAGAAGGTCAAGGAGTTGTCGGATCAGCTGGAGAAAGACAACAAGCCGACGGCGGAAAGCGAAACCGTCCGCGCGGTACTGCACGCGGCTGTGGCTTGCGCCGGCGCGGAAGCCAGCGGCCAGAGTTGCGGGGCAGGTGCGGCCGGTGCTGCGGCTAGTGTAGCGCTGAACAATGCACTGGATACGCTGCAAAATACTAGTGCGGATGAGATGACTGCGGAGCAGAAACTGCAGCGCGAGAACTTGGTGAGCGGGTTGCTGACTGGTATCGCTGCAGGGACTGGAGGTGATAGTTCTGCCGCGACAATGGTAAATGCCGCTAAAATTGAGATGGAAAACAACCATCTGAAACCATCCCAAGCAAAGCAGTTCCTGACAGATTTGAAGCAGTGCCAAATCAATCATTGTGATGAGAAGGCCTATAAGAAGCTGATAGATCAATACAGGAAGGTCTCTGCAGCCAATTCGAATGCTATCTTGGCTTGTAAGGATCGGGCCTGTGTGGATCAGAAGATGGCCGAGATCAATGCAATTGATAAGCAGGTGATGCAGGGGCTTGGTGGTCTGGAAAAGTCAAAATTGACGCAGGTTGATTTGACTGGGATAGCGATTGGTAATCCTGATGTGGTGGTTGGGCCGAGTTATAATCCTGCAGATAAGCTAGCTACTGGTCTTTTTATACAAGATAAGGATCTGGCATTTGCCAAGATTGTGGCAAATGGATGGTTAACGCCCGAGGAGAAGAAAAGCTTAGATAAGTGGAATGCAGATACGTCATGGTCCGATGGTGCAGCACAAGCCTATTTTGGACACGTACCTTCTATGGCGGAAAAGGCATCATTCCTTATTTTGGCTACCTCGGAAAGCGGTACAGCTGCTGCGCAACTGGCTAAGAGTGGTGTGAAGTTGGTGGTGGATGGAGTTAAGTCAATTGGCACTGCCAAGAGTGGTTCTAAAGTTGATTTACCTCCACAAGAGTCTGTAGGTGTGTATTCGGTTTTGAGTAAAAAAGACGCATTTGATGGTAAAGATATATCTGATATATTGGATAGTGCAATGCAGCCATCTAGGCCTGGCTCCAAGCAAACCAGATTGCAGCAAGCATTGCAGAAAAAAATTGACAATCCAGAAAAGTCAAAGTATTTCTCTGGAATGGGGGCTGGGGTAGACCAAGGCATTGGCCTGCTAAATGAAATTTATAATTATCCAAATCCATTAGTAAAAGACGGTGTGAATCGAGCGGGGCAGTCTTATCGGGATATTATTAATCCATCGACAGGAAGAGGGGTCCGGTTGGTCGATGGTAAATTTGATACATTTGTTAATAAGGATTGATATGCAAAGTAAGAAATTTGAATTGAGCTTGCTAAGCTTGACTGGTAAGTCAATTGTAGAGGTTGAGCGGCAAATTTTGCAGGCCGATATTGATATGGAAGATGCTGACTGTCTTGCTGATGGACCTACTCAAATAATTTTCAGTGATGGCCAAATTTTATCAATATATGGAGATACTGAGTCTCAAGGAGTAATTGCAGCTTTTGAGGAAATGAAAATCTTTGGGCCTAGTTATGAAAAAATTATTCCAAATAGTAGTTTTTGGAAAGATAGACTAGGTGTGTCAATATCTGATCTTGCATTATGGTATTTTGTGGGTAATGGCTCTGAGGGGGGGGTAAATTTTGGGATTGAATTCGTTTTTGCAAATGGATTGAGTATGATTTTTGAGTATGTTGATAATGGATTTGTATGTGATTCTGTGCAAGTGGTTCCAGTGGTAGAGTTGAGTGCTGGGGTTGAAAGAATTCTTTTAAAGAATCCCTGAGATAAATTTCCCAGGATATGAATACGAAATGGCACGAAATGGGGGCCGCGAAATAGCGAAATAGGGGGGTAGGAGCCGAAATAGGGGGTGAGGAAATAGGGGGCAGATCACGATTAAATATTTTTTAGTCGAACAGATCGATATTCTTGGAAGACTTGTATTTACATGGTCGGCCAGGCTTGCCAGGCATGACGCGGCGCTGTAGTTGAAAGGAATATCATGTTCTGGAATTCGAATGCGCATGAAAACGTCGTGGCAGGGAGGCTCTAGCCTCGTGCAGGGGTTGGTCGGATGAGTAAACCATTAATGAAGGAAGCAGGGATGGAGCAGCCATTGAAGGCTTATCAGGTTGGCGACAACGATATCGTCGCCGCCGGTTCCCAGGAAGAGGCTTTGGCCGTGCTGGAGGGGCTGGCAGGCCAGACAGATCTGACTATCGGGAACGTTGCTCTGATTGCGGAGGATGAGTTGGATGTGCCCGTGGTGGACGAAGAAGGCAACGCCTATCCCACCATCCGCCAGATGCTGGCCGAGTTGAGCGAGCCGACCTATCTTTTTGGCTGGGACTGACGGCGAATACTGCTCTTATGAACCGTCTGGTTCATATCCGGGCAGGGGGGCAGATGGGGGGCAATACCAGCAGGGAGCTGCCTTCTCAAAACCACTGCCCCAAGCTCCGCCAAAAATCATCCGGCACCCACAGCAAGGCCGAGGTGATCGCGAGGTAGCGCAGGAATTTGCCGACCGCCATGTAGCAGGCGCTGGGCCACGGCGGGATGCGTAGCCAGCCTGCCAGCGCGCACAGCGGATCGCCGATGACAGGCAGCCAGGAGAGCAGCAGCAACGGCGCGCCGCGCCGGCGCATCCAGTGGACGTAGCGCGCGTTCAGCGATGGTTTGCCCGGGCGGGGAGGGCGGCTGGCTGGCTGGGCGTGCCGATGGCCGTGCGCGTGGCGGTGGCGACGGTAGCGCAGCAGCGCCAGTTTGGCGCCGTAGCCCATCCACCAGTTGATCATGCCGCCCAGGGTGTTGCCCAGCGTGGCGACGGCCAGTACCTGCCAGAACATGTCCGGCTTCAGCTTGATGTAGGCGAACACGGCCGGTTCGGATCCCAGCGGCAGCAGCGTGGCCGATACCAGGCTGATCATGAAAATGGCCGACAGCCCCACTTTCGGCAAGGCCAGCGTCGCGAGCAGCCAGTCCAGCATTCCTTCCATGGTATTGAGCCCGATGGTGTCGATGGCCGCCGATGATAGCATCGTCACGGCCCGGCATCGCCTGTTCGCGGCGGACGAAGGCCAGCCCGCCGCGTTGCGCCGACCCGTGTCGAAGAGGCCCTTGGTTATTCAAAGCGGCGTGTTCGCATTACGGGAAATCAGCTGTGGCGTATTACGCAAGCCGTTGATTACGCTGAAATGTCTAATGGATTGACAGGGTCGGGGCTGAGGGGTAATTTGGAGGCACTCTCAAAGCACAGCTGCGTCCGCCCAGTTTAGGCGGCAGGTTTACGCCTTCATCATCACGAGGCGCGTGTTCGCGTCATTGTGGTCCAGGAGGCGTCGGGTATCCGCAGGAGCCCGGGTGTCCATGTGACTTTGAGGAGGCCGCCATGGCCATCGTCGATCGTATTGTCGAAGCGCGTCCCGCTTCCCATCATTTCCCCTTTCCCGAAACGTGCCCGGAGCCATTGCCAGGCATGCGACATCGCCGCGCGCTGCCGCATCCCGTTTCCCCCGCCATCGGCGCGCAGGCGGCCAGACCGTGCTGGAAGGTCCGGCGATGAACCATCACATCGATCTGGACGTCAACGCGCCGTTGCGCCTTGAATACGCCAAGGACCTGCCGCTGCGCGTGATCCGCCGCCAGGAGGGTTTCTGGTTTGTCGCCGCCGAGCTGGCCGCCGCGCTGAAACAGGATGTCGACGCGCTGCTGCCAACGCAGGAGGCGCCGGCCGGGCGTTTGTTGCTGCTGGCCGGCGAAACCGAGCCGGCGCTGTGCCTGTCCGAGGGCGAGCTGGACGAGTTGGTGCGGCGGGTGAAGACACCCGGCGCGCGGCGGCTGCGGCGCTGGTGGCGGGAGGAGACGCGGCCGGTGCTGCTGCACGCCGGCGGCCCGGCCACCACGGCGGAGAGCCTGCATCTGGCGCTGGCCCTGGCGGCGGAGGCGGCGCAGCAGGTCAGCCGGGCGGTGATGGAGGCGGTGCTGCGCGGTCCCGGGCCGTGGCAGCATTCGCGCTGGGTGGTGGCGCTGGATTACGAGCGCCGCAATCGGCAGCGCTGGCCGCACGGCAAGCTGATCGGCCTGTCCAGCACCGTTGCCACGCTGGAGGGCCTTGCCGAACTGATCGCAGAGCCGGGCCGGATGCCGGTCAACAACGCCGATCTGGTCAAGCTGGCGGCGGCCTGTCATTTGCGGCTGGCCGAGCGGATGGGGCGGATTGCCGGTTAGCGCCGGTCGCCGGCGCAGGGCGCCCCCTCTCCCCAACCCCTCTCCCGCGAGGGGAGAGGGGCTTTGCTGCGGTGCCGCCTGGTGTTCAACAGGCGAAGTCCAGTGGCTTCGTTTGCCATGGGGGCGACGATAGGCGGAGCTTGTCGTGTGAGGCAGGGCTCTTACCTGACCAGGCACAGCGCCGTGCTGTGCGATAGCAGCCGCCGCACGATATCGTCGTAATGCACGAAATACCGCAGATATGCCACGCCGCCCGGACCCAGTTGTTTCAGCCAGATATTGGGGATGGAAAGCGCCAGCGGGCCGGATTCCGGCATGTCTGTCTGCCCCTGCAGCATCAGCGTATGGTTGCCGAATTCGTCGTAGCCGGATAGCAGCAGCCTGACGGGCGCGCCCGCTTCAACCGCGCCATCCGGTATCGAGGCGCTCAGGTCCTGGTCCGATATCGAGCGCAGGCTCACTTCCCATTTGAAGACGCAGTCGATTTTTTCGTAGACACCCTCGGTGTGCTGAAGCTCGGGCGCCGGCAGGCAGGCGGCGCGGAACAGGTTGATGTAGTACGGCAGTTCGATCACGCCGCCGCCGCATGCGCTGCTTGTCTTCACCTTGATCCGGTAATAGCCGGGTTCGTCGGGCAAGACAGGGGAAACCCATGTGCCCACGTAGTTGATCAGGCCGTAGGTGGCTTCCTTGATCGAGGTCTCCGCCATTGGATAGCCGTTGATCCATTGCGAGACCGGCATCCAGGCATGGCCTTGCTTCTGTTCCAGCCATACGTCGGCGTAGACGCCCGTCGCGCAAAAACCGGGCACGCCCCAGTGGATGGCCAGGACGGTTTCCGTGTTGAGTTCCCGCGTCTTGCCTTCGGCCATGATGCGGGTTTCTCCTATCCAGATGGGTTTCATGCCGGTGGTGCTCATGGTTCTCTGCTTGCTAGGTGCCGTGTGGATGGACATCCTGTCAGGTCGGGACGGTGCGCCATTTTGCCGATGCCGCACTATCAGACCAATCCGAGCACACGCAGCCCGCCGCCTGGCCGGAGCAGCCTGGACCAGCCATCGACCGGCTCCGGCGGCTTGTTCCGCCACGGCCCGAAGGGACGGTTCCAGGCCCGCCGGCATGATCGAGTTCACTTGCTATGGTTAAAAGGCTATCGATCGGGTATCCGATGCGCATCGGGCATGGCTGGCATGCCGGGACGCGGCGGACCTGGTTTTTTGAAACCTTGAAGAGGGGCGGCGATGAAATCCTATGGCGCGGAGTTTCTGGGCACTTTCTGGCTGGTGTTGGGCGGCTGCGGCAGCGCGGTGCTGGCGGCGGGGTTTCCCAATCTGGGCATCGGCTTCGCCGGCGTGGCGCTGGCTTTCGGCCTGACGGTGGTGACGATGGCCTACGCGATCGGCCATATCTCCGGCTGCCACCTGAATCCGGCGGTGTCTATCGGCCTGTGGGCCGGCGGGCGGTTTCCTGCCACGCAGCTGGGACCGTATATCGCGGCGCAGG is a window encoding:
- a CDS encoding IS630 family transposase; this encodes MEKIDVRKLELAAREQLRRTAIRMYKRGRSQASIAEELGLRRPTISAWVVREAALGAQGFKEQKRGRAEGTGRRLTEAQEARIKQDIVDRTPDQMKLRFALWSAQAVKAVIKQMFLIDLPIRTVRLYLARWGFTPQRPLKRAYEQRPAAVEKWLKEEYPAIVARAKAEMAEISWGDESAVSSVEHFPRGYAPKGQTPVLVLSQSKRARINLISAITNQGKMRFMLYRETLTARVLIKFLMRLIRDAGGKKVFLILDNLRVHHSKLVQAWLEEEENKKAIELFFLPSYSPELNPDEYLNGDLKARMSAGEPVRSDGQLQGKVLSHLRSLQKQPARIRSYFRHEKIRYAA
- a CDS encoding hemagglutinin repeat-containing protein, giving the protein MGPVANAVSQVSVMFDQAMGQAVTTAGQSAASVTGQALGGKTVDSASGQTLQGHIGRNAEAELANRVPLFIPGQGGLGSVYRPAPANQQLTLAAGGAKAGNPVAGGYAVPDNGMFHAKPAPQQPYLVETNPQFTQYSNFVSSDYLLKQLNYDPSKVEKRLGDGFYEQQLVSRAVTDMTGKRFLSGYGDAMQQYQQLMSNGAQYAKQFQLTPGMALSAEQMAKLTSDMVWLVKQNVGGQDVLVPMVYLANADQKSLRGQGAVLAGNSMSLLASGDLINSGTLKSDTALLAQANNIRIEGGKVQAGGDLGLSARQDLTITDDAQHSQSGSSVKAGGDMQLQAGNDLKLQAVALDAGGSASLQAGRDLDIVSRETRYALGGDNRYGSFQYQQADHVGSQLNIGGSLTLSAGNDLTLSGSGAKAGGSVLALAGNNLTLESTLDSRHGAGNWWGGGYDTLSQNHNASLLQGGGDVLLKSGGDLSLTGSSAQSTGGSLAALAGKQLTVQSQVDTKHDSGYGWSNSYNWQTDGLTMAGLSGKDGLQLSAGGDALLNGAGLASGGKLALSAGNDIKLGAVATESRNDNTWGERVRNNYDLTQHGTSVQGEGGLILQAGRDIETHAAGLRSDGEAMLAAGRDINLGTAANQHSDYSKTVTSSGGFLKHKTTVDISAHQSVTQVGTSLSADKLTVSAGHDLGIVGSQVAGSDAVRLAAGNNINILAGTNTSQSFQYHHEKTSGVFGTGWGGFMVGSKELTDALNTQGAIQSQSKSLVGSLNGDLSAQAGGNVLLQGSGLSALTGNVDIGAKSVMVQDGRDLTVVDHSHVEKQSGFSVNAVNTLKDTFDNLKDIANTQHGFGLLKGIGTELAATSMSGSTVDISYTKSEQGYQQHTRTVNSVGSAILAGGDISLQASGKPVEQAGDITVVGSQLKAGSKVDLFANGKVDILAGVNEQQSDSSSYSHTTRLSLYTPQIGDGIRAMEGGPNHSGTSLTPYNQSRQDSQSAQNGQQLNGSQIQGDQIRVVSLGGDVNVSGSALQAVHDVAVAASQGSVNIGAATANYQFNQDSKGFTLGNVGGGNHSATIGVQHTEDTAAGHGSTQSSALSQIASQQGNVTLSAADAINVAGAQLQAGQDLALSGKAVHILPGVDQDSRVETHHMDQWGITATVSSPILTAVDAVSNMGQVAAGGQNADSRTRALAAGTAALAAYNGYKAVQSAANGQLVSGSVTIGASHSDSKQETQSQTHAGTSLSAGRDLAVQASGGGKDSNIDVLGSQLQAGRNVTLQADNQVNLLSAQDSSSLHGESSGSSWGVGIGGSFGQNGFSFGITANASRNAGHEDGNTVDQRDTTVNAGQTLSLKSGGDTTLKGAEARGQAIVADIGGKLDIESLQDQHQYHSRNQSMGGSVTVGYGFSASANYSQQKMDNDYASVQRQSGLKAGDGGYQVTVKGNTNLAGGVIASSDKAVADDKNSLGTGTLTVSDVRNHANSSGSSIGLGVSGSWGSGSGDKSGDKSAAKEQNAAPTGPGSVQMQKYDNGGSVMPAGVMAAHESADSTTGAGISGGKLTIADGAAQQALTGQNAEQAAAAVNRNVSSDKDGANALKDKFDKQQLQTAFAVVQTLTDQVGTFTANKAAEAKAAKDLADKANADPSLTQAQKDQLQVQATEAAKWAPGGEYSQILTAATAGIGGNVANGLSGMAQNAGIAYLQGLGAQKVKELSDQLEKDNKPTAESETVRAVLHAAVACAGAEASGQSCGAGAAGAAASVALNNALDTLQNTSADEMTAEQKLQRENLVSGLLTGIAAGTGGDSSAATMVNAAKIEMENNHLKPSQAKQFLTDLKQCQINHCDEKAYKKLIDQYRKVSAANSNAILACKDRACVDQKMAEINAIDKQVMQGLGGLEKSKLTQVDLTGIAIGNPDVVVGPSYNPADKLATGLFIQDKDLAFAKIVANGWLTPEEKKSLDKWNADTSWSDGAAQAYFGHVPSMAEKASFLILATSESGTAAAQLAKSGVKLVVDGVKSIGTAKSGSKVDLPPQESVGVYSVLSKKDAFDGKDISDILDSAMQPSRPGSKQTRLQQALQKKIDNPEKSKYFSGMGAGVDQGIGLLNEIYNYPNPLVKDGVNRAGQSYRDIINPSTGRGVRLVDGKFDTFVNKD
- a CDS encoding YqaA family protein, giving the protein MEGMLDWLLATLALPKVGLSAIFMISLVSATLLPLGSEPAVFAYIKLKPDMFWQVLAVATLGNTLGGMINWWMGYGAKLALLRYRRHRHAHGHRHAQPASRPPRPGKPSLNARYVHWMRRRGAPLLLLSWLPVIGDPLCALAGWLRIPPWPSACYMAVGKFLRYLAITSALLWVPDDFWRSLGQWF